A genomic segment from Peptococcaceae bacterium encodes:
- a CDS encoding peptidoglycan bridge formation glycyltransferase FemA/FemB family protein: MYRARLIGPQEKEAFNNFVAYAPKGHILQSYEWGEIKGRGEWQPIRLLVEDKEGVPRAAVSILKRRIPLLGKAIFYAPRGPVGDVEDWELMDFLFAEVKKLASRHRAVFLKIDPDIPAGHRSFGEYLKSRNFVAGDKGAGFEGVQPKFVFRLDLSPSLEDLFHRFHPKTRYNIRLAEKKGVEVRDDCTREDLPVFYEILKETTERDRFLVRPYPYFLDLWDYLTPPGYLKLFMAYYEGKAIAGTLAFLFGDKAWYIYGASSNSHRNVMPNYLLQWRMIQWAKENGCLFYDFRGVPGNLSEDNPLYGLYRFKKGFNGTYTEFIGEHDLVFLPCHYRLWTRLEPLYQKNVRRLINLKKRLKK; the protein is encoded by the coding sequence ATGTATCGAGCGAGGCTGATTGGACCGCAGGAAAAGGAAGCCTTTAATAACTTCGTAGCGTACGCTCCCAAGGGACATATCCTGCAGTCCTATGAATGGGGGGAGATAAAAGGGCGGGGAGAATGGCAGCCTATCAGGCTTCTGGTGGAGGACAAAGAGGGGGTGCCGCGCGCAGCGGTTTCCATTTTAAAGCGGCGCATTCCACTGCTGGGAAAGGCCATTTTTTACGCGCCCCGGGGACCGGTGGGCGATGTTGAAGACTGGGAATTGATGGATTTCCTGTTTGCAGAAGTCAAAAAACTGGCTTCCCGGCACAGGGCCGTATTTTTAAAAATCGACCCGGATATTCCTGCCGGTCACCGGTCTTTTGGCGAATACCTTAAGTCAAGAAATTTTGTTGCCGGGGACAAAGGAGCCGGTTTCGAAGGTGTCCAGCCCAAATTTGTTTTTCGACTTGATTTGAGCCCTTCGCTAGAAGACCTTTTCCACCGTTTTCACCCCAAGACCCGCTATAACATACGGTTAGCCGAAAAAAAGGGAGTAGAGGTCCGCGATGACTGCACCAGGGAAGACCTGCCGGTATTTTACGAAATACTGAAAGAGACCACAGAACGCGACAGATTCCTTGTCCGTCCCTACCCGTATTTCCTTGATTTGTGGGATTATCTTACCCCCCCCGGGTACCTAAAACTATTTATGGCCTATTACGAAGGCAAAGCGATTGCCGGAACCCTGGCCTTTCTCTTTGGGGACAAGGCCTGGTATATCTACGGGGCTTCTTCCAACAGCCACCGGAACGTAATGCCCAACTACCTGCTGCAGTGGCGGATGATCCAATGGGCCAAGGAAAACGGCTGCCTGTTTTACGACTTCAGGGGCGTGCCGGGCAATCTCTCTGAAGACAACCCGCTTTACGGATTGTATCGCTTCAAGAAAGGCTTCAACGGGACATATACCGAATTTATCGGAGAGCACGACCTGGTATTTCTGCCTTGCCATTACAGGCTTTGGACGCGGCTCGAACCTCTCTATCAGAAAAACGTCAGGCGCCTGATTAACCTGAAAAAACGACTAAAAAAATAG
- a CDS encoding class II fructose-1,6-bisphosphate aldolase — translation MPLVTGKELLDKAEKGGYAVGAFNCNNMEIVQAIVAAAEAENAPVIIQASQGAIKYAGLEYIVGLVSVAAKNTRIPVALHLDHGTSFNQVIQCIRYGFTSVMIDGSKLPLEENIALTKKVVEIASAVGVSTEAELGKIGGTEDDITVLEREAMLTDPEEAKTFVEQTGVGSLAIAIGTAHGQYKFDPELDFDRLAKVRSLVNVPIVLHGSSGVPDKDIQKAISLGVRKVNIDTNIREAFVKGVREAVKNPKEIDPRKILGPAREEMTAIVREKIRLFGSSGKA, via the coding sequence ATGCCGCTTGTTACCGGGAAAGAGTTACTTGACAAAGCCGAAAAGGGAGGTTATGCCGTAGGAGCTTTTAACTGCAACAATATGGAGATAGTTCAGGCCATCGTTGCGGCTGCCGAGGCGGAGAATGCCCCGGTTATCATTCAGGCAAGCCAGGGAGCCATTAAGTATGCGGGGTTGGAGTACATCGTAGGGCTGGTCAGTGTTGCCGCCAAGAACACTCGCATTCCCGTTGCCTTGCACCTGGACCATGGAACAAGTTTCAACCAGGTCATCCAGTGCATTCGCTACGGTTTTACATCGGTAATGATAGACGGTTCCAAGCTTCCCCTGGAAGAAAACATCGCCCTGACCAAGAAAGTGGTGGAGATCGCCTCGGCGGTGGGCGTGTCGACTGAAGCCGAACTCGGGAAAATCGGCGGGACAGAGGATGACATTACGGTGCTGGAAAGAGAAGCGATGCTGACTGATCCCGAGGAAGCCAAAACATTTGTTGAACAAACCGGGGTGGGTTCGCTGGCCATTGCCATAGGCACCGCCCACGGCCAGTATAAGTTCGACCCGGAGCTCGATTTCGACAGGCTGGCCAAGGTGCGCAGCCTGGTCAACGTGCCCATAGTGCTGCACGGTTCGTCCGGGGTTCCCGACAAAGACATCCAGAAGGCCATCTCCTTAGGCGTCCGCAAAGTCAATATTGACACCAACATCCGTGAGGCCTTCGTCAAAGGGGTGCGGGAAGCCGTCAAAAATCCCAAAGAGATTGACCCGCGCAAGATCCTGGGCCCGGCCCGGGAAGAAATGACCGCAATCGTCAGGGAAAAAATCCGCCTTTTCGGTTCCAGCGGGAAAGCCTGA
- the alr gene encoding alanine racemase: protein MDSFSTVPKWVEIDLEAISHNYFQLRRLVGKDVKILGVVKADAYGHGAVEVARTLEQLGIDMLGVTTVEEGRQLREGRINAPVLVFGPFLPEEAQAVADLELTATIASRRSLDWLDDAGSKSNRKISVHLKVETGMGRLGYWPDEIADAALAVLNSSGLVLEGIYSHLSTAMWKNKTNAKKQFGLFKKALEELERAGIKGITRHIANSAALLDLPEMHLDMVRTGTLLYGQYPSPWQEGMLDLKDPWVMKARVIHLRELPPGHGVGYGRAFVTSRKTTVALLPVGFADGLQVEPVFKPASFLELLKGIAKLVLQYLNHPRMRPAVVFPGGQGRVIGKVGMQMTMVDVTGIPGLEIGTTAQVPARRTAVSPAVPRRYIHKGEKLNYRQQILLEKGW, encoded by the coding sequence ATGGATTCTTTTTCGACTGTCCCGAAATGGGTGGAAATCGACCTTGAGGCCATAAGTCACAATTACTTCCAGCTGCGCCGGCTGGTGGGCAAGGACGTGAAGATACTTGGTGTAGTTAAGGCGGATGCCTACGGTCACGGCGCGGTTGAAGTCGCGCGAACCCTTGAGCAGCTGGGGATAGATATGCTGGGCGTCACTACCGTGGAAGAAGGCCGGCAGCTGAGAGAAGGAAGGATCAATGCGCCTGTTTTGGTTTTCGGACCGTTTCTGCCTGAAGAAGCACAGGCCGTTGCCGACCTGGAATTGACGGCGACCATCGCTTCCCGCCGGTCCCTGGACTGGTTAGATGATGCCGGGTCAAAATCCAACCGCAAGATAAGCGTTCACCTGAAGGTCGAAACGGGAATGGGTCGCCTGGGGTATTGGCCGGATGAAATTGCCGACGCCGCCCTGGCGGTCCTCAACAGTTCCGGGCTGGTGCTGGAAGGGATTTACTCCCATTTGTCAACCGCCATGTGGAAGAACAAAACAAACGCCAAAAAGCAGTTTGGCCTGTTCAAAAAAGCCCTTGAGGAGTTGGAACGAGCCGGGATAAAGGGGATAACCAGGCATATTGCCAACAGCGCCGCACTGCTGGATTTACCGGAAATGCACCTGGATATGGTCCGCACGGGCACCCTTCTTTATGGACAGTATCCGAGCCCCTGGCAGGAAGGGATGTTGGACTTGAAGGACCCCTGGGTTATGAAGGCGCGTGTTATTCACCTGCGTGAATTACCGCCGGGCCACGGCGTGGGCTACGGTCGTGCGTTCGTGACTTCCCGCAAAACAACGGTGGCGCTTCTGCCGGTGGGTTTTGCCGACGGATTACAGGTGGAGCCGGTTTTTAAACCTGCCAGTTTTCTAGAGCTGCTTAAAGGGATAGCCAAGCTGGTTTTGCAATACCTGAATCACCCTCGTATGAGGCCTGCTGTCGTCTTTCCCGGGGGCCAAGGGCGTGTTATCGGGAAAGTGGGCATGCAAATGACGATGGTGGATGTGACCGGCATTCCGGGCCTTGAGATTGGGACGACGGCCCAGGTGCCGGCAAGGAGAACGGCGGTGAGCCCGGCAGTTCCCAGGCGTTATATTCATAAGGGGGAAAAGCTTAACTACCGTCAACAAATACTCCTGGAAAAAGGGTGGTAA
- a CDS encoding L-threonylcarbamoyladenylate synthase has protein sequence METVIWRINPENPDPTIIQEAARILKNGGLVAFPTETVYGLGANGLDPAAVRKIFRAKRRPSDNPLILHIANQQEVFYLAGVVPLKAQVLMEAFWPGPLTLVLPRSAFIPDEITAGLETVAVRMPGHPVALALIREAGLPVAAPSANLSGYPSPTRADHVWEDLAGRIDAVIDGGPTGLGLESTVLDVSGEVPVILRPGGVTRELLEETIGPVRYDPALVDPRDIPRAPGMKYTHYAPRAQVFLIDGEPETVMSRVLELVEDYTRQGRKVGLLLTDEVWQKGKKIETAYSKNLGSRRELEKIAHNIYSELRRCDAAGVDVILTETYKEEGLGTALMNRLLKSSGYKVINS, from the coding sequence TTGGAAACCGTAATCTGGCGGATCAATCCGGAAAACCCCGATCCAACCATAATCCAGGAAGCTGCCCGCATTTTGAAAAACGGCGGGCTGGTGGCCTTTCCCACAGAAACGGTATATGGACTGGGAGCCAACGGGCTTGATCCGGCAGCAGTCAGAAAAATATTCCGCGCCAAGAGGAGGCCTTCCGACAACCCGCTCATTTTACATATTGCCAATCAGCAAGAAGTGTTTTACTTGGCCGGCGTTGTCCCGTTAAAAGCCCAGGTCCTGATGGAAGCATTTTGGCCGGGACCGCTTACCCTTGTGCTTCCCAGGAGTGCCTTTATACCAGATGAGATCACGGCTGGTCTTGAGACGGTGGCGGTCCGGATGCCTGGGCACCCGGTGGCTCTGGCTCTCATCAGGGAGGCCGGCCTGCCGGTAGCCGCCCCCAGCGCGAATCTATCCGGTTATCCAAGCCCAACAAGAGCGGACCATGTCTGGGAAGACCTGGCCGGCCGCATAGACGCAGTCATCGATGGCGGTCCGACGGGACTTGGCCTGGAATCGACCGTTTTAGACGTTTCCGGAGAAGTGCCGGTTATCCTGCGCCCCGGCGGCGTAACCCGCGAACTGCTTGAGGAAACGATTGGTCCGGTACGGTATGACCCTGCCCTCGTTGATCCACGGGATATTCCCAGGGCGCCTGGTATGAAATACACCCACTATGCGCCGCGAGCCCAGGTGTTTCTTATTGACGGCGAACCCGAAACCGTCATGTCAAGGGTGCTGGAACTGGTGGAGGATTATACCAGACAGGGCAGGAAAGTCGGTCTCTTGCTGACTGACGAGGTTTGGCAAAAAGGTAAAAAAATTGAGACGGCCTACAGTAAGAACCTGGGAAGCAGGCGCGAACTGGAAAAGATAGCCCACAACATATACAGCGAGCTGCGCCGCTGCGACGCTGCCGGGGTCGATGTCATCCTGACCGAGACTTACAAGGAAGAAGGCTTGGGGACGGCGCTGATGAACAGGCTGCTCAAGTCGTCGGGGTATAAAGTGATTAATTCATAA
- the fsa gene encoding fructose-6-phosphate aldolase, translating to MELFLDSANLEEIREAAELGVISGVTTNPTLVAREKGMDFFELVERIAGMVPGPVSAEVISTGAAGMVEEAQKLAAIRDNVVVKIPLTAEGLKAVNVLNRQGIKTNVTLVFSLNQALLAARAGAAYVSPFVGRLDDIGFDGMSLVADIAAVYEIHSLKARVIAASIRHPLHVVEAAKAGAHIATIPYKVLLQMIEHPVTRIGIERFLADWENAAKKPAKNSRRQRP from the coding sequence ATGGAGCTGTTCCTTGATTCGGCGAACCTGGAAGAGATCAGGGAAGCTGCGGAGCTGGGAGTTATCAGCGGGGTAACCACCAATCCGACCCTGGTGGCCAGGGAAAAAGGGATGGATTTCTTTGAACTGGTGGAGCGGATAGCCGGGATGGTTCCCGGGCCAGTCAGCGCGGAAGTCATTTCGACCGGCGCGGCCGGGATGGTTGAAGAAGCCCAAAAGCTGGCGGCGATCAGAGACAATGTGGTTGTAAAAATACCTTTGACGGCCGAAGGTCTAAAGGCGGTAAACGTTTTGAACCGGCAGGGCATCAAGACCAACGTGACGCTGGTTTTTTCTCTCAACCAGGCGCTGCTGGCCGCCAGGGCCGGGGCCGCCTATGTAAGCCCTTTTGTGGGCAGATTGGACGACATCGGGTTTGACGGGATGTCCCTGGTGGCGGATATTGCCGCAGTGTATGAAATCCATTCCCTGAAGGCAAGGGTCATTGCCGCCAGCATCCGGCACCCGCTCCATGTCGTTGAGGCGGCCAAAGCCGGGGCTCATATCGCCACAATACCTTACAAGGTGCTGCTCCAGATGATCGAACATCCCGTTACCCGGATCGGCATCGAGAGATTCCTGGCTGATTGGGAAAACGCAGCAAAAAAACCGGCGAAAAATAGCCGACGGCAGCGACCGTAA
- a CDS encoding response regulator encodes MSIHGKVLVVDDQEGIRRLLGETCAILGYEAVTVSTGNEAVRMAANTQFSAALIDMKMPGLSGLETIKRLREIAPLLKIVLMTGYGEIYQAEDIARLGVCGIIRKPFDLEEIKNFLEGMNSA; translated from the coding sequence ATGAGTATTCACGGTAAGGTGCTGGTGGTGGACGACCAGGAAGGGATCAGAAGACTGCTCGGTGAGACCTGTGCCATTCTGGGATATGAAGCGGTTACCGTTTCAACGGGGAACGAGGCTGTCAGGATGGCGGCGAATACTCAATTCAGCGCGGCGCTTATCGACATGAAAATGCCTGGTCTAAGCGGACTTGAAACCATAAAACGGCTTCGCGAAATAGCCCCCCTGCTTAAAATAGTCCTGATGACCGGTTACGGTGAGATTTACCAGGCCGAAGACATTGCCAGGCTGGGGGTGTGCGGGATCATCCGCAAACCTTTTGATCTTGAAGAAATAAAGAATTTTTTGGAAGGTATGAACAGCGCCTGA
- the glpX gene encoding class II fructose-bisphosphatase, with translation MERELALEFARVTEAAALASARWWGRGDKNAADDAAVRAMRAMFDTINIDGTVVIGEGEMDEAPMLYIGEKVGRGRHVQVDVAVDPLEGTNLVAKGLTGAISVLAVAPSGCLLHAPDMYMEKIAAGPAAVGKISLDASVAENVKAVAQSLNKGVHDLTVVVLDRPRHSEIIKELRRLGVRIKLISDGDVSPAVATAIPGSGVDMVLGIGGAPEGVLAAAALRCLGGEFQGRLWPEDEKDKERARKLGIDDINKILKMNDLVRGEDVIFAATGITDGDFLKGVRFYGNTATTHTVIMRRASGTVRFIEAQHRVDRKTKYVQV, from the coding sequence ATAGAACGGGAACTGGCGCTTGAGTTCGCGCGCGTTACGGAGGCGGCTGCCCTGGCTTCGGCGCGCTGGTGGGGACGCGGCGACAAAAATGCTGCCGACGATGCGGCGGTAAGAGCCATGCGGGCCATGTTCGATACAATTAACATTGACGGTACCGTAGTGATAGGCGAAGGAGAAATGGACGAGGCGCCCATGCTCTATATCGGGGAAAAGGTGGGCAGAGGCAGACACGTCCAGGTTGATGTGGCGGTGGACCCGCTGGAAGGAACAAACCTTGTGGCCAAGGGCCTGACGGGCGCCATTTCGGTACTGGCAGTTGCTCCCAGCGGCTGCCTGCTGCATGCCCCTGACATGTACATGGAAAAAATCGCGGCAGGTCCCGCCGCCGTGGGAAAAATAAGCCTGGATGCCAGCGTCGCCGAAAACGTTAAGGCGGTTGCCCAAAGCCTCAATAAGGGTGTTCACGACCTGACCGTCGTGGTTCTCGACAGACCGCGCCACAGCGAAATAATCAAGGAGCTGCGCCGCCTGGGGGTACGGATCAAACTGATAAGCGACGGAGACGTTTCGCCGGCCGTAGCGACGGCTATTCCGGGGTCGGGAGTCGATATGGTTTTAGGGATCGGCGGGGCCCCGGAAGGTGTTTTGGCTGCTGCGGCTTTGCGCTGCCTGGGAGGCGAGTTCCAGGGCAGGCTTTGGCCGGAGGATGAAAAAGACAAGGAACGTGCCCGTAAGCTGGGAATTGACGATATAAACAAAATACTCAAAATGAATGACTTGGTCAGGGGAGAGGATGTTATTTTTGCGGCTACGGGGATAACGGACGGCGATTTCCTGAAAGGCGTGCGGTTTTACGGCAATACTGCCACAACCCATACCGTCATCATGCGAAGGGCCTCAGGAACCGTCAGGTTTATCGAAGCCCAGCACCGTGTTGACAGGAAAACCAAATACGTTCAGGTATAA
- the rpmE gene encoding 50S ribosomal protein L31: protein MKEGIHPKYGKATVTCVCGETFETGSTKPNLRVEVCSKCHPFFTGKQRFVYTTGRVERFKNKYGIE from the coding sequence ATGAAAGAGGGTATACATCCCAAATACGGCAAAGCGACGGTAACCTGTGTCTGCGGGGAGACATTCGAAACCGGATCAACCAAGCCGAACCTCAGGGTTGAGGTTTGCTCCAAGTGCCACCCGTTCTTTACCGGCAAGCAGCGCTTCGTGTACACGACAGGCCGGGTTGAAAGGTTTAAAAACAAGTACGGTATCGAATAA
- a CDS encoding CTP synthase: MPAKFVFVTGGVVSSLGKGITASSLGRLLKNRGLKIAVLKFDPYINVDPGTMSPYQHGEVFVTEDGVETDLDLGHYERFIDINVTRLANVTTGQIYGSVIARERRGDYLGGTVQVIPHITNEIKDAIHRVARENDPDVVITEIGGTVGDIESLPFLEAIRQLKSDLGRDNVMYIHVTLVPYLKAAGEAKTKPTQHSVKELRSIGIQPDAIVCRSERPLSKEMEEKLALFCDIDKEAVIQAVDAESIYEVPLILKSEGLDDIVVERLGLQCGEAQLDEWKEIVRKIKEPRGCINVALVGKYVELPDAYMSVCEALRHAGIAHKVSVKIDMIYSGDLENGADVQHYLKDADCVLVPGGFGDRGIEGKIRAIKYARENKLPFFGICLGMQLAVVEYARSVAGLDANSSEFNLQTPHPVIDLLPEQKNITDMGGTMRLGRYLCRLIPGTKAYAAYNEPEVSERHRHRFEFNNDYREILARHGMVISGLSPDGRLVEIIELADHPWFLGCQFHPEFKSRPNRAHPLFKDFIGAAVKQKGIPLI; the protein is encoded by the coding sequence TTGCCGGCCAAGTTCGTATTTGTTACGGGTGGAGTTGTATCGTCCCTGGGCAAGGGTATTACCGCCTCGTCCCTGGGAAGACTGCTGAAAAACCGGGGCCTGAAAATAGCCGTGCTCAAATTTGATCCGTATATCAACGTAGACCCCGGTACAATGAGTCCTTACCAGCATGGCGAAGTATTTGTCACTGAAGACGGCGTGGAAACAGACCTGGACCTGGGACATTACGAAAGGTTTATTGATATTAATGTCACCCGCTTGGCAAATGTTACCACGGGGCAGATTTACGGCTCGGTAATTGCCAGGGAAAGACGGGGAGACTACCTGGGCGGCACAGTTCAGGTGATTCCCCACATCACCAACGAGATTAAGGATGCAATTCACCGGGTTGCTCGGGAAAATGACCCCGATGTGGTCATAACTGAAATCGGCGGGACTGTCGGCGATATAGAATCGCTCCCGTTCCTCGAAGCAATCAGGCAGCTGAAGAGCGATTTAGGAAGGGATAACGTAATGTATATACACGTTACCCTTGTTCCTTACCTGAAAGCTGCCGGAGAAGCGAAAACAAAACCGACCCAGCACAGCGTAAAAGAACTGCGCAGCATCGGGATCCAGCCTGATGCCATTGTCTGCCGTTCCGAGAGGCCTCTTTCCAAGGAAATGGAAGAAAAGCTGGCCCTGTTCTGCGATATTGATAAGGAGGCCGTGATCCAGGCCGTCGACGCCGAATCAATTTACGAAGTTCCCCTTATTTTGAAATCGGAAGGTCTTGATGATATTGTCGTCGAACGTTTAGGCTTACAATGCGGGGAAGCCCAGCTGGACGAGTGGAAAGAAATAGTCAGGAAAATAAAAGAGCCCCGCGGTTGTATCAATGTGGCCCTGGTCGGTAAATATGTTGAGCTTCCCGATGCCTACATGAGCGTTTGCGAGGCCTTGCGTCATGCGGGAATAGCCCATAAGGTTTCGGTAAAGATAGACATGATTTATTCAGGCGACCTGGAGAACGGGGCAGATGTTCAACATTATCTCAAGGATGCCGACTGCGTGTTGGTTCCGGGGGGATTCGGAGACAGGGGCATCGAAGGAAAAATCAGGGCCATCAAGTACGCACGGGAAAACAAGCTGCCGTTTTTCGGGATATGTCTCGGCATGCAGCTGGCGGTGGTCGAATACGCCCGCAGCGTCGCCGGACTGGACGCCAACAGCTCCGAGTTCAACCTGCAAACGCCACATCCCGTCATTGACCTTCTGCCTGAACAAAAAAACATAACAGATATGGGAGGGACAATGAGGCTGGGGAGATACCTTTGCCGGCTCATTCCGGGCACAAAGGCGTACGCCGCTTATAACGAACCGGAAGTGAGCGAGCGCCACCGTCACCGTTTCGAGTTTAACAATGACTACCGGGAAATATTAGCACGGCACGGGATGGTAATCAGCGGGCTTTCACCCGACGGGCGCCTGGTGGAGATCATTGAACTGGCGGATCACCCCTGGTTTTTGGGCTGCCAGTTTCACCCGGAATTCAAGTCGCGGCCCAACAGGGCCCACCCGCTGTTTAAGGATTTTATTGGCGCGGCCGTAAAACAAAAAGGAATTCCCCTGATTTGA
- the prmC gene encoding peptide chain release factor N(5)-glutamine methyltransferase, with amino-acid sequence MTGREALQWAVSLLAGLGLDKRVARLESRLILEKAWGKKGLKLITDLDELLDEDAQEKYMSLIGRRVRREPLQYIVEEQEFMSLPFKVSPDVLIPRWDSELLAEEAIGLGKSFVEPRILDIGTGSGAIAVSLAFYLPRCRVWAVDISGPALEVARQNARRNGVGDRVEFLKGDLFAPLPPGIKFHLIVSNPPYLTEEELASLAEEVKKEPRIALDGGKDGLEFYKEIIPAAFEFLLPGGSLLLEVGWQQGGSAAEIMARHGYSRLRVKKDYQGKDRVVIGEKTRE; translated from the coding sequence GTGACTGGCAGGGAAGCGCTGCAGTGGGCAGTCTCGCTCCTGGCCGGGCTGGGCTTGGACAAGCGGGTCGCCCGCCTTGAGAGCAGGCTTATCCTGGAAAAAGCCTGGGGCAAAAAAGGATTGAAACTGATTACTGATCTTGATGAGCTTCTTGATGAAGATGCGCAAGAAAAATACATGAGCCTGATCGGGCGAAGGGTCAGACGTGAACCGCTCCAATACATTGTGGAAGAACAGGAATTCATGTCCCTTCCTTTTAAAGTTTCCCCAGATGTGCTTATTCCCCGCTGGGACAGCGAACTGCTGGCCGAGGAAGCGATCGGGCTTGGTAAATCCTTTGTGGAACCCAGGATTCTCGATATCGGCACGGGAAGCGGCGCCATTGCCGTCAGCCTGGCCTTTTATTTGCCGCGCTGCCGGGTATGGGCCGTGGATATTTCCGGTCCGGCCCTGGAAGTGGCTCGTCAAAACGCCCGTCGAAACGGGGTCGGGGACAGGGTCGAGTTCCTGAAGGGCGACCTGTTCGCTCCTCTTCCGCCCGGCATAAAATTCCACTTGATTGTCTCCAACCCGCCTTATCTAACCGAAGAGGAACTGGCATCGCTGGCCGAAGAAGTGAAAAAAGAACCCCGGATTGCGCTTGATGGGGGAAAAGACGGGCTCGAGTTCTATAAGGAGATCATCCCTGCGGCTTTTGAATTTCTCTTGCCGGGAGGCTCTCTTCTCCTGGAGGTTGGCTGGCAGCAGGGCGGCAGTGCGGCGGAAATCATGGCCAGGCATGGGTATTCTCGCCTAAGGGTCAAAAAAGACTACCAGGGAAAAGACAGGGTGGTTATTGGGGAAAAAACAAGAGAGTAA
- the prfA gene encoding peptide chain release factor 1: MLEKLQQLEEHYEELGRLLGDPEIISQQSEWQKHAKAHAALSEVVAAYREYKEVLKRIEENRELLDERLEPDFRDLVEADLEELKEEKDKLEDRLKVLLLPRDPNDEKNVIIEIRSGTGGEEAALFAADLLKMYTRYAEKKGWKVEMLSASYTDIGGFKEVIAMIEGKGAYSRLKFESGVHRVQRIPVTESGGRIHTSASTVAVLPEAEEVDVEINPNDLRIDIFCSSGPGGQSVNTTQSAVRVTHLPTGIVVSCQDEKSQHKNKEKAMKVLRARLLEKAKMEQAGEMASARRTMVGSGDRSERIRTYNFPQGRVTDHRIGLTSYRLEDVLQGELDEFIDALITTDQAEKLKKAEQ, from the coding sequence ATGCTGGAAAAACTGCAGCAGCTTGAAGAGCATTACGAAGAACTGGGCCGCCTGCTCGGCGACCCGGAAATAATCAGCCAGCAGAGCGAGTGGCAAAAACATGCCAAGGCCCATGCCGCCTTGAGCGAGGTTGTGGCCGCGTACCGCGAATACAAGGAAGTTTTGAAAAGGATCGAGGAAAACAGGGAACTGCTGGACGAAAGACTGGAACCGGATTTTCGCGACCTGGTGGAGGCCGATCTGGAAGAATTGAAGGAAGAAAAAGATAAACTTGAAGACCGGTTGAAAGTCCTGCTTTTGCCCAGAGACCCCAATGACGAGAAAAACGTGATCATTGAGATTCGAAGCGGTACGGGCGGGGAAGAAGCTGCTCTGTTTGCTGCCGACCTGCTGAAAATGTACACCCGTTATGCGGAGAAAAAGGGCTGGAAGGTGGAAATGCTTTCCGCCAGTTATACCGATATCGGCGGTTTCAAAGAAGTAATCGCCATGATCGAGGGTAAAGGTGCATACAGCCGGTTAAAGTTTGAAAGCGGCGTGCACAGGGTGCAGCGAATACCCGTCACCGAGTCAGGCGGACGCATTCATACCTCGGCTTCAACAGTGGCCGTTCTTCCCGAAGCTGAGGAAGTGGATGTGGAAATAAACCCCAACGACCTCCGGATAGACATCTTCTGTTCCAGCGGGCCGGGCGGACAGTCGGTAAACACCACCCAGTCTGCGGTGCGCGTGACCCACTTGCCGACGGGCATTGTGGTTTCCTGCCAGGACGAAAAATCACAGCACAAAAACAAGGAAAAAGCCATGAAAGTTTTAAGGGCTCGCTTGCTGGAGAAGGCCAAAATGGAACAGGCCGGCGAAATGGCGAGCGCCCGCAGGACAATGGTTGGCAGCGGCGACAGGAGTGAACGCATCCGCACTTACAATTTCCCGCAGGGAAGGGTGACCGACCACCGGATTGGGCTTACCTCCTACCGTTTGGAAGATGTCCTGCAGGGTGAACTGGACGAATTTATCGATGCCCTGATTACCACGGACCAGGCTGAAAAGCTGAAGAAAGCGGAACAATAG
- the rpoE gene encoding DNA-directed RNA polymerase subunit delta, with product MEESSLNINPKLSEVDIAYQILKRSGSGKSFRELMQQVCAIKGITPDNPQLMAAFHTQINLDNRFTYQGQGNWGLKEWTQAKVVRRNISYAAAGRHVPFRRRSLQDEVEHDENEYGDGFEFIPSDDEEEWEE from the coding sequence ATGGAAGAATCCAGCTTGAATATTAATCCGAAGTTGTCAGAAGTGGACATTGCTTACCAGATTCTGAAAAGAAGCGGTTCGGGCAAGAGTTTTCGCGAGCTGATGCAGCAGGTTTGCGCCATTAAGGGGATAACTCCGGATAACCCCCAGTTGATGGCCGCATTTCATACACAGATTAACCTTGATAACCGTTTTACCTATCAGGGCCAGGGGAACTGGGGTTTAAAGGAATGGACACAGGCCAAGGTTGTACGCCGCAACATCTCTTACGCTGCCGCCGGCAGGCACGTTCCTTTTCGCCGCCGTTCCCTGCAGGACGAAGTCGAGCACGATGAGAACGAATACGGTGACGGTTTTGAGTTCATTCCTTCTGATGATGAAGAAGAATGGGAGGAATAA